A DNA window from Enoplosus armatus isolate fEnoArm2 chromosome 9, fEnoArm2.hap1, whole genome shotgun sequence contains the following coding sequences:
- the notchl gene encoding uncharacterized protein notchl, with protein sequence MHHQVLELLLAHQIQRGPVPVDPANDMLWEERALMYSPWVASQGLPGRSASFSGIIGHRDVTPPPQNDWSVNRVQYPSPQNWRPQLNQSATALVPPRIMGRSPRPISTLQEVTSEDEDRDRHHEVPRAATPHFLSPQPTPRQRSFSCTQHALQRRSSAHQPEPNYIIVTDRTANEPIERVVVSPPTDAAAQSDRQPVVNGDNPSRPEQAAVSSTNSEQKSRSDKSNNTADSTQTAL encoded by the exons ATGCATCACCAGGTGCTGGAACTCCTGTTGGCCCACCAAATTCAGAGAGGGCCTGTTCCCGTCGACCCGGCCAATGACATGCTGTGGGAGGAGCGCGCTCTGATGTACTCGCCGTGGGTCGCATCACAAGGCCTGCCTGGAAGAAGCGCCTCCTTCTCTGGGATCATAGGGCATCGAGACGTGACCCCACCTCCACAAAA TGATTGGTCGGTGAACCGAGTGCAGTACCCCTCCCCTCAGAACTGGCGACCACAGCTCAACCAGTCAGCAACAGCGCTGGTCCCTCCTAGAATCATGGGCCGCTCCCCCCGGCCAATCAGCACCTTACAGGAGGTGACCTCAGAAGACGAGGATCGTGACAGGCATCATGAAGTTCCCCGAGCTGCGACACCTCACTTCCTGTCGCCCCAGCCCACCCCTCGACAGCGCTCCTTTTCCTGcacccagcatgcactgcagcGCCGCTCCAGTGCCCACCAGCCAGAGCCCAATTATATTATTGTGACAGACAGAACAGCCAATGAGCCCATAGAAAGAGTGGTTGTTTCACCTCCCACAGATGCTGCCGCCCAATCAGATCGCCAGCCAGTTGTAAATGGCGACAATCCCAGCAGACCAGAGCAAGCAGCAGTGAGTTCAACAAATTCAGAGCAGAAATCCAGAAGTGACAAGTCAAACAACACTGCTGACTCCACACAAACAGCCTTGTAG
- the LOC139290842 gene encoding transcription factor HES-2-like: MKFLQDSEDAKATRKSLKPQVERRRRERMNRSLESLKTLLLQPQEATQRRVEKAEILEHTVLFLQNTTKVDDTAAGGGGGGGGQRHSFQDGVSTCLQRAAQFLGAEGKCLWLGAALEASLAARFSRSDSDPAGVHRRTEAHSSSSSQLLRKSSRSILRLLIHRSGHRLSTPALTVASCVQTREESHRTPSTPQQAHKVASRASKQSPSQSQPVGQSLWRPWP; this comes from the exons ATGAAATTTCTTCAGGATTCAGAGGACGCTAAGGCCACGAGGAAG AGTCTCAAACCTCAGGTGGAAAGACGTCGAAGAGAGAGGATGAACCGCAGCCTGGAGAGCCTCAAGACTCTTTTGCTACAGCCACAG GAAGCAACTCAGCGCAGAGTGGAGAAAGCTGAGATCCTGGAGCACACGGTCCTCTTCCTGCAGAACACGACCAAAGTAGACGACACGGCagctggaggtggtggtggtggtggaggccaGAGACACTCCTTCCAAGATGGTGTATCCACCTGCCTGCAGAGAGCCGCTCAGTTCCTGGGAGCTGAGGGGAAATGCCTGTGGCTCGGAGCAGCACTGGAGGCATCTCTTGCTGCTCGCTTTTCCCGTTCAGACTCTGATCCTGCAGGCGTCCACAGGAGGACTGAAGCTcattcctcctccagctctcagCTTCTCAGGAAATCCTCCAGATCTATTCTTCGGTTGCTGATACACAGGTCCGGGCACAGACTGAGCACGCCTGCCCTCACCGTGGCCAGTTGTGTTCAGACCCGTGAAGAATCACATCGCACTCCCTCAACTCCCCAGCAGGCCCACAAAGTGGCGAGTCGAGCGAGCAAACAGAGCCCGTCCCAGAGCCAGCCGGTCGGCCAGTCACTGTGGAGGCCCTGGCCCTGA
- the LOC139290853 gene encoding transcription factor HES-5-like: MKLLQETEESTNERKFIKSQVEKRRRERMNLSLERLRTMLLPEPQQLGGTQHRVEKAEILEHTVLFLQNTSKGDDTRAGGGGGQKHSFQDGVSTCLQRAAHFLGPEGKGLWLGAALDASFAARFSRSDSDPAAVQRRTEAGSSGSLPHTKSILRMLRQKSKHRLHTRAFSSNSFAHPYRLPVQQGFSSIPQQAQRQNQLELRAERQSGKQSPSQSSPVSQTLWRPWP, translated from the exons ATGAAACTGttacaggaaacagaggaatcaacaaatgaaagaaag TTCATAAAATCTCAGGTGGAGAAACGTCGAAGGGAGAGGATGAACCTCAGTCTGGAGCGCCTGAGAACCATGTTGCTTCCAGAGCCACAACAACTG GGTGGGACTCAGCACAGAGTGGAGAAGGCTGAGATACTCGAGCACACAGTCCTCTTCCTGCAGAACACTTCCAAAGGAGACGACACAAGagctggaggtggtggaggccAGAAACACTCCTTCCAAGATGGCGTCTCCACCTGCCTGCAGAGAGCCGCTCACTTCCTGGGACCTGAAGGGAAAGGCCTGTGGCTCGGAGCAGCACTGGATGCATCTTTTGCCGCCCGCTTTTCCCGTTCAGACTCTGATCCTGCAGCCGTCCAAAGGAGGACTGAAGCCGGTTCCTCCGGCTCTCTTCCGCACACGAAGTCCATTCTCCGGATGCTGAGGCAAAAGTCCAAGCACAGGCTTCACACGCGAGCCTTCAGCTCGAACAGTTTTGCTCACCCGTACCGACTTCCAGTACAGCAGGGGTTTTCCAGCATCCCCCAACAGGCGCAAAGACAAAATCAGCTCGAGCTCAGGGCAGAGAGACAATCGGGCAAACAGAGCCCGTCCCAGAGCAGCCCGGTCAGCCAGACTTTGTGGAGGCCCTGGCCCTGA
- the pbx2 gene encoding pre-B-cell leukemia transcription factor 2, producing MLQPQQPLTGNGPSNGRGLGMSGHPGMHALNSVHQASQHRSDGGDSGLEGTENGHEPRRDIGDILQQIMTITDQSLDEAQAKKHALNCHRMKPALFSVLCEIKEKTGLSMRNAQEDEPQDPQLVRLDNMLLAEGVAGPEKGGGAAAAVSAATSSGGMSPDSSLEHSDYKSKLSQIRSIYHTELEKYEQACTEFTTHVMNLLREQSRTRPVTPREIERMVAIIHRKFSTIQTQLKQSTCEAVMILRSRFLDARRKRRNFSKQATEVLNEYFYSHLSNPYPSEEAKEELAKQCGITMSQVSNWFGNKRIRYKKNIGKFQEEANLYAMKTALGVRQGDDSPHTPNSTGSGSFSLSGSADLFLGVPPVNGEQSAYPVGIQANGNWPGRNSPPSGTSPHSDHSENSD from the exons cagcagcctctgacGGGCAACGGGCCCTCCAACGGCCGGGGACTCGGCATGAGTGGCCACCCCGGGATGCATGCGCTTAATTCGGTTCATCAAGCTTCCCAGCACCGGTCCGACGGAGGGGACTCGGGCCTCGAGGGCACAGAAAACGGACATGAACCCCGCAGAGATATTGGTGACATACTGCAGCAGATAATGACCATCACTGACCAAAGTTTGGACGAGGCACAAGCAAA GAAACATGCACTCAACTGCCACCGAATGAAACCTGCATTATTCAGCGTCCTGTGCGAGATCAAGGAAAAAACTG GCCTGTCAATGAGGAACGCCCAGGAGGATGAGCCTCAGGATCCTCAGCTGGTGCGATTGGACAACATGCTGCTGGCTGAGGGTGTGGCGGGGCCGGAGAAAGGCggaggggctgctgctgctgtgtctgccGCCACCAGCTCGGGAGGGATGTCGCCTGACAGCTCGCTCGAGCACTCCGACTACAAAAGCAAGTTGAGCCAGATTCGCAGTATCTACCACACTGAGCTGGAGAAGTATGAGCAG GCATGCACTGAGTTCACTACCCATGTGATGAACCTGCTGAGGGAGCAGTCGCGTACACGGCCCGTGACCCCGCGCGAGATTGAGCGCATGGTGGCCATCATCCACCGCAAGTTCAGCACGATCCAGACCCAGCTGAAGCAGAGCACTTGTGAGGCAGTCATGATCCTGAGGTCCCGCTTCCTTGATGCCAG GCGCAAAAGACGCAACTTCAGCAAACAGGCCACGGAGGTCCTGAATGAATATTTCTACTCCCACCTGTCCAACCCTTACCCCAGCGAAGAAGCCAAAGAGGAACTCGCCAAACAGTGTGGAATAACCATGTCTCAG GTCTCCAACTGGTTTGGCAACAAGAGAATCCGCTACAAGAAAAACATTGGCAAGTTCCAAGAGGAGGCCAACCTTTATGCCATGAAGACAGCCTTGGGAGTCAGACAGGGCGACGATTCCCCGCACACTCCCAACTCCACAG GGTCTGGGTCCTTCTCTCTGTCCGGGTCAGCTGACCTGTTCCTCGGGGTTCCACCTGTGAACGGCGAGCAGTCTGCTTACCCAGTGGGCATTCAG GCTAACGGAAATTGGCCGGGACGAAACTCGCCCCCGTCCGGCACCTCCCCCCACAGCGACCACTCGGAAAACTCTGACTGA
- the LOC139290466 gene encoding G-protein-signaling modulator 1, with protein sequence MDCTEITVEMAEEGQLERLVITEEGDITEGVVERGAVSSSVAIAQGFSGESALKEEEEHTGEDKNEEDIASKMRLEEQSLEKQQTNAEDDHTGEVVVNEKDKQEDDKPEETQNINDGQNRGDKESEGQTHEMMRINEKPEKPSDTEDEKASPNDPQVDINSSEQQPEGTKSQEEDPKKAHRLTPDFPEALYELLCTLQEGRRLNDQRCSFRLESGMRRRRCHSEPNTTKPANRVVFSSMTSLQKEEFFDLVATAQARRLDDQRAQLERSQPPKPKGRSFRGSIKQLSFVKKPAPVPVPVPVPVPKEDLYNMILTTQAQGRLEDQRSRAPGPMDDDDFFSLLLRVQGGRMDEQRTELPCMLQT encoded by the exons ATGGACTGCACGGAGATCACAGTCGAAATGGCTGAAGAGGGGCAGCTGGAACGTCTCGTCATCACCGAAGAGGGAGACATAACCGAGGGTGTCGTTGAAAGAGGAGCAGTGAGCAGTTCAGTTGCCATCGCGCAGGGCTTCAGCGGAGAGTCGGctctgaaagaggaagaggaacacaCGGGAGAGGACAAGAATGAAGAAGATATAGCGAGTAAAATGCGTTTAGAAGAGCAGAgtttggaaaaacaacaaaccaacgCAGAGGACGACCACACAGGAGAGGTTGTTGTGAATGAGAAGGACAAACAAGAAGATGATAAACCAGAAGAAACTCAGAACATTAATGATGGACAAAACAGAGGTGATAAGGAGAGTGAAGGGCAGACACATGAGATGATGAGGATTAATGAAAAACCTGAGAAACCCAGTGACACAGAGGATGAAAAGGCTTCCCCAAATGACCCTCAAGTGGACATAAATTCCTCTGAGCAACAACCAGAAGGAACAAAAAGCCAAGAAGAGGATCCAAAAAAG GCTCACCGGTTAACCCCTGACTTCCCGGAGGCACTGTACGAGCTGCTCTGCACCCTTCAGGAGGGGAGACGGCTCAATGACCAGCGTTGCTCCTTCAGGCTGGAGAGTGGTATGAGGAGGCGGAGGTGCCACTCTGAGCCCAACACCACTAAACCGGCCAACAGAG TCGTCTTTTCATCCATGACTTCGCTGCAGAAAGAGGAGTTTTTTGATCTGGTTGCCACTGCTCAAGCTCGCCGGCTGGATGACCAGAGGGCGCAGCTCGAAAGGTCTCAACCGCCAAAACCAAAAGGCAGAAGTTTCAGAGGCAGCATAAAACAACTCTCCTTTGTGAAAAAGCCTGCGCCAGTTCCCGTGCCTGTCCCTGTGCCTGTACCCAAAGAGGATCTGTATAATATGATCCTCACAACACAA GCCCAGGGCAGGCTGGAGGACCAGCGCAGCAGGGCTCCTGGTCCCATGGACGATGATGACTTCTTCTCCCTGCTCCTGAGGGTCCAGGGAGGGCGCATGGATGAGCAGAGGACTGAATTACCGTGCATGCTGCAAACctga